Within the Porphyromonadaceae bacterium W3.11 genome, the region AGTCAGGAATATCATAATGAAGAATAATAAAGCACTAGATTTTTATCAGATCGACTCCGGTTATAATCTAGATCTTCCGTATATAGGCGAGGGACTCAGAGCGGGATTTCCCTCACCAGCTGAGGACCATAATCTTGAGAGCATTAATCTAACTCGAGAGCTCATCCATCACCCCAATACCACGTTCATGGCAAGAGTGGTCGGGGACTCTATGATTGATGCCAATATTCACGAAGGAGACATCCTTATCATCGACAGATCGTTAGACTTCCAAGATAACGATGTCGCTGTTTGCTTCATCAACGGAGAATTTAACATCAAGTACATCGAACGAACAAACGACGAATTATTCCTCGTCAGTGCCAACCCTAAATACCCCAAAATAAAGGTCGAGGCAGAAGATAACTTTATCCTTTGGGGCGTCGTAACTTATATCATCCACAAGCCAAATAATAAGAAAAGGAGACTCTGATGTATGCACTGATGGACTGCAACAACTTCTACGTCAGTTGTGAACGACTATTTCGCCCAGACCTTAACGGGCGTCCCGTCGTTGTACTCTCTAATAACGACGGATGTGTCATCAGCCGAAGTAATGAAGCCAAAGCACTAGGCATCCCCATGGGCATACCTCTATTCCAAATAGAGCAAGAGGTCAAAAAATACAATATTACAGTCTGCAGTAGCAACTTCGAGCTCTATGGAGATCTCTCTAAAAGGGTAATGGCAATAGCTAAGGAATTAATCCCTGACCAAGAGATATACTCCATTGATGAATGCTTCCTAAGACTCCAAGATAATGATGATTACTTATCTATAGGCAAGGAGATAAGACAGCGTATTCTTAAGGGCGTTGGCATCCCGACATGTATAGGGCTAGCTCAGACTAAGACCCTCGCAAAACTAGCGAACAAAACGGCCAAAAAAGACCCTGCACATAAAGGGGTATTTGCCATAGATAGCTCAGAAAAGCATCTAACCCAGTTACATAGCACCAGCGTGGGAGATGTATGGGGCATTGGGAAGAGAAACCAGAAAAAGATGGAGCTCTACGGCGTAAATACTGCTCTCGATTTCATTCAGAAATCCCCAGCTTGGGTACGTCAAAACTTTACCCTAACAGGGCTAAACACTTACTATGAACTAAGAGGGGAGGAGCGGTTTCCATTCAATAAAGTAGAAAGAGCCAAGAGCATCGGCAGATCCCGCTCCTTTGGGGTGCCTATAGATGACGAACACAAGCTCTACGCCATCATCATGGAATTTGTGGACACCTGCTGTAACAAACTCGTGCAGGAGGGACTGGCAGCTCTGAAGGTAATGCTTTATATCCACACCAATCAATACAGCGTCACTAGTAAGCAGCATCATGAATTTGTAGAGATGGGACTAACGATGGCAACCTCCAACGTTACAGAGCTAGCACCCATCTTTTACCAGATGCTCAAGCGACTATACCGGCCGGGCTATAAGTATAAGAAAGCAGGGGTCATTTTCAGTCACTTAGTGGTAGAGGCTGAGCAGCTAAACTTCATTGAAGAGGGTAGTCAGGACCTAAGAACGGTCGCAGCTTTGGCACAATCTCTAAATAAGAAGTATGGCAAAACAGCCCTCTACATCGCTGCCCGTGATCCTAAAATCATCAAAGAAATTACTAATCGAAAATGGGTTAGCCCTCGCTACACCACTAATCTCCAGGAAATCATAGAGGTCAAGGCTGAGGACTAGAGCCTTCGCTCTAATTGAATAAACCTCATAAACAATCATATCAGGCGACGAAATCAGGCGACGAGGGCAAACCGCATCGCCTGATATCTTATATTATAGTGAAAACTATTCAGGCTCTTAATCAATGTCAGGAACTGTTACCCAATAAAAAAACGCCGAGCTGTAATCACCCACACCCTTTATTCATTGGAAACATCACATTTCAACCCTTTATAACCCACTACATATTATCATCCTATCAAAAAAAGGGAAGAATCATGGCACTCGTCCCTCGTTTTAATTCAAATTCACAGACAAGAAACTTTAGCTTACCAAAAGCTTGTGATACTTCGCTGAATTTTAATTAGATTTGAAGTTGATGGGGGAGGAAGAATAAAAGATGAACTTTACAAAACTATAATATAAATAGGACTTTATGAAATCAAATGACAAAATCAACAAGTATGTAGAGGAAAATAAAGATCGTTTCCTTGAAGAATTATTTGAATTAATCCGTATCCCATCAGTAAGTTCTCAAAGTAAGCACAAGCCAGACATGGATCGCTGTGCTAATAAATGGAAAGAAATACTCCTTAAGAGTGGCATGGATAGAGCTGAAGTGATGCCTACGGAGGGGAACTCTGTTGTTTACGCAGAAAAGATCCTTGATCCCAATTACTCCACAATACTAGTCTATGGGCACTATGACGTAATGCCCGAAGAGCCCGTCGATCTATGGAAGAGCCCTGCGTTCGAACCAGAAGTAAGAGATGGAAAAATTTGGGCCCGTGGAGCTGACGATGACAAAGGACAGAGCATGATTCAGGCAAAGGGTTTCGAAACCGCATTAGCACTTGGTCTTGTGAAATGTAATGTCAAAGTCATCCTTGAGGGCGAAGAAGAGATTGGTTCGCCTAGCTTGGAGAAGTTCTGTGAGGATCACAAAGAGCTACTTAAGAGCGATTATATCCTAGTCAGCGATACAGGAATGATCAGCATCGACACCCCATCTATCACTACTGGACTTAGAGGCTTGGCATACTGGGAAATTGAAGTCACCGGACCTAACCGTGACCTACACTCAGGACACTATGGTGGAGCTGTTGCGAATCCTATCAATGAGCTATGCAAGCTGATTGCTCAGATGACTGATGAGGATGGAAAGATCACCATCCCTGAGTTCTATGACGATGTGGTAGAACTGACAGAGAAGGAGCGTGAAATGATTCGCCAGATTCCTTTTGATATAGAGGAATACAAGAAAGCTATTGATATCAAAGAGGTACACGGAGAGAAGGGCTTCCACACCCTTGAGCGTAACAGCTGCCGACCAAGCTTTGACCTCTGCGGAATATGGGGCGGTTACACAGGAGAGGGTGCTAAGACCGTCTTACCTAGCAAAGCGTACGCTAAGGTCTCCACTCGCCTTGTAGCCAATCAAGATTATAAGAAGATTTCAGAGGACTTCGTGAAGTATGTCAATGAAATCGCACCTGACTATATCAAAGTAAAGGTGACTCCACTACACGGTGGGGAAGCATACTTGTGCCCTATTGATCTGCCAGTATATCAAACAGCAGAAAAAGCATACGAGGCAACCTTCGGCAAGAAGCCATTAGCTGTTCGTTCTGGTGGTAGTATCCCGATCATCTCTACTTTTGAGAGAGTGTTAGGCGTGAAGAGTTTGCTTATGGGCTTTGGGTTGGATAGCGATGCCATCCATTCGCCAAATGAAAACTTCCCACTTGAGAACTTCCACATTGGTATCCGCACTGTAGCTGAATTCTTCGCAAGATATGGACATAAAGAATAAGATTTACATAAAAAATCCACTTCATACTGATGGCTGCCGAGCTGACATCCTGATTGAAGGCAATCGTATTGTTGCCATTGGCAGCAATATGACAGAGGAGCAAACAGCGGGAGCGAAGGTCATTGATGGCAGTCGCAAGGCTGTGATTCCAGGTCTAGTCAATATGCATACCCATTCGCCAATGTCTTTTTTTAGAGGCTTTGGTGATGACCTTGACTTGATGGATTGGCTCAATAATATGATATGGCCAGTAGAGGCACACATGACCCCTGAGGATATCTATGTGGGCTCTAAACTGGCTTGCCTTGAGATGATCAAGAGCGGCACTAGCTGCTTCCTCGATATGTATAGCTTCCCTGAGGGAACCGCCAAAGCAGTTGACGAGATGGGACTTAGAGCCAATCTATCCTACACCGTCTTTGATCAAGGTAATCCTAAAAGGGCAGAGCTAGACAAACAACGTCTTAACTTTTACCTTAAGGACTTCGAAAACTACTCAGACAGAGTACAACTTTCCGTGGGTCCACACGCCATTTACACCGTATCGGGACCGATGCTTCAGTACTCACACGACTTTGCTAAAGCCAATAATCTCCTCGTACACATTCACATGAGTGAGACCAAAGGTGAAGTGGAGAACTGCATCAAAGAGCATGGCATGTCCCCTATCCGCTATCTAAATGACCTGGGGATCTTATCTCCAAATGTCGTAATGGCTCATTCGCTATGGCTGGACAGTGAGGAGATTCAGATACTTGCTGACAATGGGGTCTCGTGTGTTCACAACCCAGCCTCTAACATGAAGCTTGCTAGTGGCTATCACTTTAAGTTTGAAGAACTGAAGGAAAAAGGCATCAAGGTAGGGATTGGTACAGATGGTGTATCCA harbors:
- the umuD gene encoding translesion error-prone DNA polymerase V autoproteolytic subunit, translated to MKNNKALDFYQIDSGYNLDLPYIGEGLRAGFPSPAEDHNLESINLTRELIHHPNTTFMARVVGDSMIDANIHEGDILIIDRSLDFQDNDVAVCFINGEFNIKYIERTNDELFLVSANPKYPKIKVEAEDNFILWGVVTYIIHKPNNKKRRL
- a CDS encoding DUF4113 domain-containing protein — encoded protein: MYALMDCNNFYVSCERLFRPDLNGRPVVVLSNNDGCVISRSNEAKALGIPMGIPLFQIEQEVKKYNITVCSSNFELYGDLSKRVMAIAKELIPDQEIYSIDECFLRLQDNDDYLSIGKEIRQRILKGVGIPTCIGLAQTKTLAKLANKTAKKDPAHKGVFAIDSSEKHLTQLHSTSVGDVWGIGKRNQKKMELYGVNTALDFIQKSPAWVRQNFTLTGLNTYYELRGEERFPFNKVERAKSIGRSRSFGVPIDDEHKLYAIIMEFVDTCCNKLVQEGLAALKVMLYIHTNQYSVTSKQHHEFVEMGLTMATSNVTELAPIFYQMLKRLYRPGYKYKKAGVIFSHLVVEAEQLNFIEEGSQDLRTVAALAQSLNKKYGKTALYIAARDPKIIKEITNRKWVSPRYTTNLQEIIEVKAED
- a CDS encoding dipeptidase: MKSNDKINKYVEENKDRFLEELFELIRIPSVSSQSKHKPDMDRCANKWKEILLKSGMDRAEVMPTEGNSVVYAEKILDPNYSTILVYGHYDVMPEEPVDLWKSPAFEPEVRDGKIWARGADDDKGQSMIQAKGFETALALGLVKCNVKVILEGEEEIGSPSLEKFCEDHKELLKSDYILVSDTGMISIDTPSITTGLRGLAYWEIEVTGPNRDLHSGHYGGAVANPINELCKLIAQMTDEDGKITIPEFYDDVVELTEKEREMIRQIPFDIEEYKKAIDIKEVHGEKGFHTLERNSCRPSFDLCGIWGGYTGEGAKTVLPSKAYAKVSTRLVANQDYKKISEDFVKYVNEIAPDYIKVKVTPLHGGEAYLCPIDLPVYQTAEKAYEATFGKKPLAVRSGGSIPIISTFERVLGVKSLLMGFGLDSDAIHSPNENFPLENFHIGIRTVAEFFARYGHKE
- a CDS encoding amidohydrolase gives rise to the protein MDIKNKIYIKNPLHTDGCRADILIEGNRIVAIGSNMTEEQTAGAKVIDGSRKAVIPGLVNMHTHSPMSFFRGFGDDLDLMDWLNNMIWPVEAHMTPEDIYVGSKLACLEMIKSGTSCFLDMYSFPEGTAKAVDEMGLRANLSYTVFDQGNPKRAELDKQRLNFYLKDFENYSDRVQLSVGPHAIYTVSGPMLQYSHDFAKANNLLVHIHMSETKGEVENCIKEHGMSPIRYLNDLGILSPNVVMAHSLWLDSEEIQILADNGVSCVHNPASNMKLASGYHFKFEELKEKGIKVGIGTDGVSSSNNLDMFTAMKLASFLSKAWSGDPKSAKSTDIFKAATEVGSEILHLDAGKIEVGMLADLAILDLDLPEMTPCHNLISNVVYSASGSVVDTMIVDGKILMEGRKVEGEEEIMEELREVTQDLFKRAGKA